A window of Saccharomyces paradoxus chromosome XIII, complete sequence contains these coding sequences:
- the ATG16 gene encoding Atg16p (Conserved protein involved in autophagy~similar to YMR159C) yields the protein MEELLIRRLTDRNNKEAHLNELFQDNSGAIGGNIVNHDDALLNTLTILQQELKSKEQEIRRLKEVIALKNKNAERLNDELISGTIENNILQQKLSDLKKEHSKLVARWLKKTEKETEVMNSEIDGGR from the coding sequence ATGGAGGAATTGTTAATTCGTAGACTAACAGATCGAAACAACAAGGAGGCCCATTTGAATGAGTTATTCCAAGATAATAGTGGTGCGATTGGTGGTAACATTGTCAATCATGACGATGCTTTATTGAATACACTAACAATACTACAACAAGAACTGAAAAGTAAAGAGCAAGAAATACGGAGATTGAAAGAAGTTATTGCTTTGAAGAATAAGAATGCGGAAAGGTTGAATGACGAGCTGATCAGCGGAACCATTGagaataatattttacaaCAAAAACTCTCAGATCTGAAAAAAGAGCATTCCAAGCTAGTTGCTAGATGGCTAAAAAAGACAGAGAAAGAGACAGAAGTTATGAACAGCGAAATAGATGGGGGAAGATAA
- the CVM1 gene encoding Cvm1p (similar to YMR160W), producing the protein MDVEQQKQKQQQQHQTQEQEQEQEQEQEQEQEQEQPREEQQEVQPQQPRQQNRWKPWWNSTADDHVDTGRIAEQSTGSERSNSTTRFQDGVNSNNDNKGIWSKIASFATSRYRSVPIVVDDNTRYSQLNTEQINFLENEAKDIISKKSKSWCWYEAIPNTLTSSNIIDSIDTPGIVSVSGTGSAKCPLPLNKYPGEGGNPGYNVFINDSLILPSDNPLNFLHVQPLRTKVLNTIKNYYNFPNEPHLYLRQRRTALLKDKRIIIISVVGDLPEKYEQRSLESQRSAYYLSRKLSQNLTQEQPERVLTLSFQCPLHSQDLIPTYKECVELLNHWAHLFKDVGSIFFVGVYHSVPLTLLLAKYIVQNNEVLEFDENTTVSVLSFQSCLQGYRFWDHSTDFTSNSYNNLGSNSNNNENDNNDHDSNNDFMTKSQQIKEKQLFQGIDKKQQDTLSKIKNYRKIDSSESKLVQDALDWLLFNWDSFRLTFFGKLYDNFMTISEKLAIDYNHPKILRNLWCNGKYLGIDLKNANNLNLDTGDEANSSINDVHVRTPNFESRLKIPSNRLFEITLWDILMITENLGYKQFIPIINLLSPFFISRSFNDYTLPPNIRKQYQSSTKIWLQEMDNKWKINAHQLNHDQREGESLASSSASLLPEDISTVRDFLQFVQYQSEKSSDFVRIYSDIYDDDKVYKCFLYNTIFTKNPLNPKHLCLNIDLDTPTSILNTVNQYDLVWKVHDSFSKLIQLKNLPQRGIPYALRLSISLNCFLDSTTTTSGPIFQRDNVEALRRLTEIWRTYQDWSPPTRGLKHLRDILSVLAMYDNPKNLINDVRRT; encoded by the coding sequence ATGGATGTTGAGCAACAGAAGCAAaagcaacagcagcagcatCAAACACAAGAGCAAGAACAAGAGCAAGAACAAGAGCAAGAGCAAGAGCAAGAGCAAGAGCAACCACGAGAGGAACAGCAAGAAGTTCAACCCCAGCAACCACGGCAACAAAACAGATGGAAACCTTGGTGGAATTCTACCGCTGACGATCATGTAGACACAGGAAGAATTGCAGAGCAATCAACTGGATCTGAAAGGAGTAATTCGACAACAAGATTTCAAGATGGTGTGAACTCAAATAATGACAATAAGGGGATATGGTCCAAAATCGCTTCTTTTGCAACTTCCAGATATAGGAGTGTACCGATTGTTGTTGATGATAATACCCGGTATTCTCAACTGAATACTGAACAAATCAactttttggaaaatgagGCTAAGGATATAATTTCGAAAAAATCGAAATCATGGTGTTGGTACGAAGCAATCCCGAATACATTAACCTCGTCAAACATAATTGATTCGATAGATACCCCAGGAATAGTCAGTGTGTCTGGCACGGGATCCGCCAAGTGCCCGTTACCATTAAATAAGTATCCTGGTGAGGGAGGTAACCCTGGGTATAATGTATTTATTAATGATTCTTTGATCTTACCATCGGATAatcctttgaattttttgcaCGTCCAACCACTTAGAACTAAGGTATTGAATACTATCAAAAACTATTATAATTTCCCGAATGAACCACATCTCTATCTAAGACAAAGAAGAACTGCATTACTGAAGGACAAGAGAATTATAATAATTTCTGTCGTCGGAGATTTACCGGAAAAGTATGAACAGCGCTCATTAGAGTCACAAAGGTCGGCATACTATCTTTCTAGAAAGCTGTCACAGAATCTAACGCAAGAACAACCTGAGAGAGTCTTGACCCTATCGTTCCAGTGTCCACTGCATAGTCAAGATTTGATACCTACGTACAAAGAATGCGTAGAATTACTGAACCATTGGGCTCATCTTTTCAAAGACGTAGGctcgattttttttgtggGTGTTTATCACAGCGTTCCTCTAACCTTGCTGTTAGCCAAATATATCGtacaaaataatgaagTTCTAGAGTTTGATGAAAACACTACTGTGAGTGTATTGAGTTTTCAATCATGTTTACAAGGCTATCGATTCTGGGACCATAGCACTGATTTTACTAGCAATAGTTATAATAACTTGGGTTCcaattcaaataataacgaAAATGACAATAATGATCATGAttcaaataatgatttCATGACAAAGAGCCAACAAATCAAAGAGAAACAATTGTTTCAAGGTATTGACAAAAAGCAACAAGATACACTatcaaaaatcaaaaattacaGGAAGATAGATTCTAGTGAATCTAAACTAGTTCAAGATGCATTGGATTGGCTCTTGTTTAATTGGGATTCGTTTCGGCTGACATTCTTTGGCAAGCTTTATGATAATTTCATGACAATTTCAGAAAAACTTGCTATAGATTATAATCATCCAAAAATCTTGAGAAATTTATGGTGCAATGGGAAGTATCTGGGTATCGACTTAAAGAATGCTAATAATTTAAACCTCGATACCGGTGACGAAGCAAATAGCAGCATTAATGATGTCCATGTAAGAACGCCTAATTTTGAATCAAGATTGAAGATTCCGTCCAACAGACTTTTCGAAATAACCTTATGGGATATTTTGATGATAACGGAAAATTTAGGATATAAACAGTTCATTCCCATAATTAATTTGCTAAGTCcgttttttatttcaagGTCATTCAATGATTACACTTTGCCGCCAAATATTAGGAAACAGTACCAGAGCAGCACCAAAATTTGGCTTCAAGAAATGGACAATAAATGGAAAATCAATGCTCACCAACTCAATCATGACCAAAGAGAGGGTGAAAGCCTCGCCTCGTCATCGGCATCATTGTTACCAGAGGATATTTCTACAGTAAGGGATTTTTTACAGTTTGTGCAGTATCAGAGCGAAAAATCCTCGGATTTCGTAAGAATATATTCAGACATttatgatgatgataaagtCTATAAATGCTTTCTGTACAATACAATTTTCACGAAAAACCCATTAAACCCTAAACATTTGTGTTTAAACATCGACCTCGACACTCCTACGAGCATATTGAACACTGTTAATCAATATGATTTAGTGTGGAAAGTTCATGATTCGTTTTCCAAATTGATtcagttgaaaaatttaccGCAGCGAGGGATACCATATGCGCTAAGGCTCTCCATCTCATTAAACTGCTTCTTGGATAGTACTACAACTACTTCTGGGCCCATCTTTCAGAGGGACAACGTGGAAGCTTTGAGAAGACTAACAGAGATTTGGCGAACTTATCAAGATTGGTCTCCACCAACTAGGGGTTTGAAACACCTACGTGATATACTAAGCGTTTTGGCCATGTATGACAACCCCAAAAACTTGATTAATGATGTTCGACGTACATAG
- the DNF3 gene encoding aminophospholipid-translocating P4-type ATPase DNF3 (Trans-golgi network aminophospholipid translocase (flippase)~similar to YMR162C) — protein sequence MGIADGQRRRSSSLRTQMFNKHLYDKYRGKTDDEIELEDINENKTFSTTDNNDKDDREETSGNYAAEEDYEVEEYGNPDVSYGIITKILDTILDRRRAFHSKDGRHIPIILDHNAVEYKQAATKRDGHLIDERFNRSYCDNRITSSRYTFYSFLPRQLYAQFSKLANTYFFIVAVLQMIPGWSTTGTYTTIIPLCVFMGISMTREAWDDFRRHRLDKEENNKPVGVLVKDGVHDPQEVYTLPSSVLSSTAYLTKSAVAENDPPSNDDQDSTQRHFLDTHFNNFELLKNKYNVHIHQKKWEKLRVGDFVLLTQDDWVPADLLLLTCDGENSECFVETMALDGETNLKSKQPHPELNKLTKAASGLANINAQVTVEDPNIDLYNFEGNLELKNHRNDTIMKYPLGPDNVIYRGSILRNTQNVVGMVIFSGEETKIRMNALKNPRTKAPKLQRKINMIIVFMVFVVATISLFSYLGHVLHKKKYIDRNQAWYLFQADAGVAPTIMSFIIMYNTVIPLSLYVTMEIIKVVQSKMMEWDIDMYHAETNTPCESRTATILEELGQVSYIFSDKTGTLTDNKMIFRKFSLCGSSWLHNVDVSNSEDNSEDNRDNANYLRLPPKAHNGSSIDVVSIGDQNVLDRLGLSKASVEKERCPSLDDFPASRNSIEYKGNSSAIYTGRPSMRSLFGKDNSHLSKQASVISPSETFTDNIKSSFDLIQFIQRYPTALFSQKAKFFLLSLALCHSCLPKKTHNERIGEDSIEYQSSSPDELALVTAARDLGYIVLNRNAQILTIKTFPDGFDGEARLEDYEILNYIDFNSQRKRMSVLVRMPNQPNQVLLICKGADNVIIERLHDRELAAKKMADICTSTKERKDAEAELVLQQRKSLERMVDEEAMARTSLRNSLSGVPRASLSLQAVRKSLSMKNSRSLDPEKQIDSIDQFLETVKKSDQEIGSVVNKSRKSLHKQQIEKYGPRISIGETRSSKDNLAMGSRKEGLQHDYDAEIFEHIGSDELILNEEYVIERTLQAIDDFSTEGLRTLVYAYKWVDIGQYENWNKRYHQAKTSLTDRKMKVDEVGAEIEDGLNLLGVTAIEDKLQDGVSEAIEKIRRAGIKMWMLTGDKRETAINIGYSCMLIKDYSTVVILTTADENIISKMNAVSQEVDSGNIAHCVVVIDGATMAMFEGNPTYMSVFIELCTKTDSVICCRASPSQKALMVSNIRNTDPNLVTLAIGDGANDIAMIQSADIGVGIAGKEGLQASRVSDYSIGQFRFLLKLLFVHGRYNYIRTSKFMLCTFYKEITFYFTQLIYQRYTMFSGSSLYEPWSLSMFNTLFTSLPVLCIGMFEKDLKPMTLLTVPELYSYGRLSQGFNWLIFMEWVILATTNSLIITFLNVVMWGMSSLSDNTMYPLGLINFTAIVALINVKSQFVEMHNRNWLAFTSVVLSCGGWLVWCCALPILNKTDQIYDVAYGFYNQFGKDITFWCTSLVLALLPITLDIVYKTFKVMMWPSDSDIFAELEQKSDIRKKLELGAYSEMRQGWTWDKDPSTFARYTDKVLSRSRTNSRASAKTNNSSAYSMENGNIDHVSKKKNFRNSSKKSSERYEILPSGKLIKRPSLKSQSSKESIGGNITTKFTKKLKLPSRNAEEEDVNQIIQARLKDLE from the coding sequence atGGGAATAGCGGATGGGCAAAGAAGGAGGTCATCATCACTACGAACGCAGATGTTCAATAAGCATTTATATGACAAGTATCGCGGAAAAACTGACGATGAGATAGAATTGGAAGATATAAATGAGAATAAAACGTTTTCTACTACCGATAATAACGATAAAGATGACAGAGAAGAGACAAGCGGCAATTATGCCgctgaagaagattatGAAGTGGAGGAATATGGTAATCCCGATGTATCATACGGAATTATTACTAAAATACTCGATACTATCCTAGACCGACGGAGGGCGTTCCATTCGAAGGACGGTAGGCATATCCCGATTATATTAGATCATAACGCAGTTGAATACAAACAAGCTGCCACTAAAAGGGATGGCCATTTGATAGACGAAAGATTTAACAGGTCTTACTGTGACAACCGAATAACTTCATCAAGATATACGTTCTATTCCTTTTTACCTAGACAGTTGTATGCGCAGTTTTCAAAGTTAGCCAatacttattttttcattgtgGCTGTATTACAAATGATACCTGGATGGTCTACAACTGGTACTTATACCACTATTATCCCCTTATGTGTATTCATGGGTATATCCATGACAAGAGAGGCTTGGGACGATTTTAGAAGACATCGTCTAGAtaaggaagaaaacaataaaccAGTAGGTGTATTAGTTAAAGATGGGGTTCATGACCCACAAGAAGTTTATACACTACCAAGTAGTGTATTATCATCCACTGCATATCTAACTAAATCAGCTGTTGCTGAAAATGATCCACCCTCAAACGATGATCAAGATTCCACTCAGAGACACTTCTTAGACACGCatttcaataattttgaaCTCCTCAAGAATAAATACAATGTTCATATTCATCAAAAGAAGTGGGAGAAACTTCGTGTTGGAGACTTCGTGCTTCTTACACAGGATGATTGGGTACCTGCAGATTTGCTTTTATTGACATGCGACGGCGAAAATAGCGAATGCTTCGTTGAAACGATGGCATTGGATGGTGAAACAAACTTGAAAAGTAAGCAACCTCATCCAGAATTGAATAAATTAACCAAAGCTGCATCAGGTCTGGCAAATATAAATGCCCAAGTCACTGTGGAAGATCCCAATATTGATCTATACAATTTTGAGGGTAATCTTGAGCTAAAAAACCATCGAAATGATACCATAATGAAATATCCACTAGGCCCTGATAATGTAATCTATCGTGGCAgtattttgagaaatacTCAAAATGTTGTCGGCATGGTCATTTTCAGTGGtgaggaaacaaaaattagaatgaatgctttgaaaaacccAAGAACAAAGGCTCCTAAGCTACAAAGGAAGATAAATATGATTATTGTGTTTATGGTGTTTGTCGTTGCCAcaatatctttattttcatatctTGGGCATGTTTtgcacaaaaaaaaatatatcgaCCGAAACCAAGCATGGTACCTATTTCAGGCAGACGCTGGCGTAGCACCGACAATAATGTCTTTTATCATCATGTATAACACTGTTATTCCCCTGTCCTTGTATGTTACGATGGAAATCATTAAGGTAGTTCAAAGTAAAATGATGGAATGGGACATTGACATGTACCACGCAGAAACAAACACGCCGTGCGAATCGAGGACAGCGACGATTTTAGAGGAATTAGGGCAAGTATCTTATATTTTTAGTGATAAAACGGGAACGCTAACGGATAATAAGATGATATttcgaaaattttctttatgtGGATCGTCTTGGCTGCATAATGTAGATGTGAGTAATTCTGAGGATAACTCGGAAGACAACAGAGACAATGCAAACTACTTGAGATTACCACCAAAAGCACATAACGGCTCTAGTATTGATGTTGTTTCCATTGGGGATCAAAACGTTCTTGATCGGTTGGGACTTTCGAAGGCATCAGTTGAGAAGGAGCGCTGTCCATCTTTAGACGATTTTCCCGCGTCTAGGAATTCTATTGAATATAAAGGAAACTCATCAGCAATTTATACAGGTCGCCCCAGTATGCGGTCactttttggaaaagacAATTCACATCTAAGTAAACAGGCTTCAGTTATTTCGCCCTCCGAGACATTTACGGATAATATTAAAAGTTCATTTGATTTGATTCAGTTTATTCAAAGATACCCAACCGCTCTGTTTTCTCAAAAGgctaaattttttcttttatctttaGCTCTCTGCCATAGCTGTCTTCCCAAAAAAACTCATAACGAAAGAATAGGAGAAGACTCCATAGAGTACCAGTCTTCATCCCCAGATGAATTAGCACTAGTAACCGCTGCCAGAGACCTCGGTTATATTGTGCTGAACAGAAATGCACAGATTTTGACAATTAAAACTTTTCCAGACGGCTTTGATGGTGAAGCAAGATTGGAAGATTATGAAATTCTGAACTATATTGACTTCAACTctcaaagaaagagaatGTCCGTTCTTGTACGTATGCCAAATCAACCAAATCAAGTTCTTTTAATTTGCAAAGGCGCTGATAACGTTATTATTGAACGTTTACATGATCGCGAATTGgctgcaaaaaaaatggcagaTATATGCACCAGTACCAAAGAACGTAAGGATGCAGAAGCAGAGTTGGTTCTTCAGCAAAGGAAGTCTCTAGAAAGAATGGTGGATGAAGAGGCTATGGCCAGGACCTCACTGAGAAATTCTCTGTCTGGTGTACCGAGAGCAAGTTTGTCATTGCAGGCAGTGAGAAAAAGTCTTTCAATGAAGAATAGTAGATCTCTCGATCcagaaaaacaaattgaCTCCATTGATCAATTTCTAGAAACGGTTAAGAAATCTGATCAGGAGATTGGCAGCGTTGTAAATAAAAGCAGAAAGTCTCTCCATAAGCAACAAATCGAGAAATATGGGCCCCGAATTTCGATAGGTGAAACACGTTCTTCGAAGGACAATTTGGCAATGGggtcaagaaaagaagggtTACAACATGATTACGATGCAGAGATTTTCGAGCACATAGGAAGTGATGAGTTAATTttgaatgaagaatatgtTATCGAAAGAACTTTACAGGCCATTGATGATTTTTCGACCGAAGGCTTAAGAACGCTCGTCTATGCTTACAAATGGGTCGATATCGGGCAGTATGAGAATTGGAATAAACGCTACCACCAAGCTAAAACATCTCTAACTGatagaaaaatgaaagtcGATGAGGTCGGTGCAGAAATCGAGGATGGTTTAAATCTTTTAGGGGTAACCGCAATCGAAGACAAGTTACAAGACGGCGTGTCAGAAGCTATTGAAAAGATCAGAAGAGCCGGTATAAAAATGTGGATGCTAACAGGGGATAAAAGGGAAACGGCTATAAATATAGGGTATTCGTGTATGTTAATCAAAGATTATTCTACAGTAGTCATTTTAACTACTGctgatgaaaatattatatcGAAGATGAATGCAGTCTCTCAAGAAGTTGATTCCGGAAACATTGCACATTGTGTTGTTGTAATTGACGGTGCCACGATGGCCATGTTTGAAGGAAATCCTACATACATGTCTGTATTTATTGAGCTTTGTACCAAAACAGACTCGGTAATATGTTGTCGTGCTTCTCCCTCACAAAAAGCCCTTATGGTTTCTAATATAAGAAATACTGATCCGAACTTAGTCACACTTGCAATAGGTGATGGTGCGAACGATATTGCCATGATACAGTCTGCCGATATAGGTGTTGGGATAGCTGGTAAAGAGGGTTTGCAAGCATCTAGAGTATCGGATTATTCTATTGGCCAGTTTCGATTCCTcttgaaattattatttgttcaTGGGCGCTATAACTATATTCGCACTTCCAAGTTTATGCTTTGCACGTTTTACAAAGAAATCACGTTTTACTTTACACAGTTAATATATCAAAGATATACAATGTTTTCAGGTTCCTCTCTATATGAACCATGGTCATTGTCCATGTTCAATACTCTATTTACATCATTGCCAGTTCTGTGTATTGGTATGTTTGAGAAAGACTTGAAACCAATGACTCTACTGACAGTCCCTGAATTATATTCGTATGGACGCCTTTCACAAGGATTTAATTGGCTAATATTCATGGAATGGGTTATTTTGGCGACTACGAATTCTCTAATTATTACGTTTTTAAATGTCGTAATGTGGGGTATGAGTTCTCTTTCTGATAACACTATGTATCCCCTAGGGCTCATCAATTTCACAGCTATTGTTGCTTTAATCAATGTTAAATCtcaatttgttgaaatgCACAACAGGAACTGGTTAGCTTTCACTTCTGTTGTTTTATCTTGTGGAGGCTGGCTAGTGTGGTGTTGTGCACTTCctattttgaataaaacTGACCAAATATATGATGTAGCATATGGATTTTACAATCAGTTTGGCAAAGACATTACATTCTGGTGTACTAGCTTGGTATTGGCCCTGTTACCTATCACTTTGGATATAGTTTACAAAACATTCAAAGTCATGATGTGGCCATCAGattctgatatttttgcTGAACTGGAACAAAAAAGTGACATCAGAAAGAAACTGGAACTAGGGGCTTATAGTGAAATGAGGCAAGGGTGGACCTGGGATAAAGATCCCAGTACTTTCGCACGTTACACAGATAAGGTTCTTTCAAGGTCAAGAACTAATTCACGGGCAAGCGCAAAAACTAATAACAGTAGCGCATACTCAATggaaaatggaaatataGACCATgtgtcaaaaaaaaaaaattttcgaaaCTCTTCTAAAAAGAGCTCTGAAAGATACGAAATATTGCCTAGTGGTAAGTTAATCAAGCGACCATCCTTGAAATCACAAAGTAGTAAAGAAAGTATTGGCGGCAATATAACCACTAAATTCACGAAGAAACTGAAGCTTCCATCAAGAAATGcggaagaggaagatgtAAATCAGATTATTCAGGCAAGACTAAAGGATCTGGAGTAA
- the HLJ1 gene encoding type I HSP40 co-chaperone HLJ1 (Co-chaperone for Hsp40p~similar to YMR161W) — MSFTEDQEKIALEILSKDKHEFYEILKVDRKATDSEIKKAYRKLAIKLHPDKNSHPKAGEAFKVINRAFEVLSSEEKRSIYDRIGRDPDDRQMPSRSAASGFQGSAGGSPMGGGFEDMFFNSRFGGQRAGPPEDIFDFLFNAGGSPFGASPFGSSASTFSFGGPGGFRVYTNNRGGSPFMRQQPRSRQQQQQAEENAVNSQLKNMLVLFIIFIVLPMIKDYLFG, encoded by the coding sequence ATGTCTTTCACTGAggatcaagaaaaaatcgCGCTAGAAATACTGTCAAAGGACAAGCATGAGTTTTacgaaattttgaaagtgGATAGGAAAGCCACAGATagtgaaatcaaaaaggcATACAGAAAACTAGCTATTAAATTACATCCTGACAAAAACTCTCATCCTAAAGCGGGAGAAGCTTTTAAAGTAATCAACAGGGCATTTGAAGTACTAAGTAGTGAGGAAAAGCGCAGTATTTATGACAGGATAGGTAGAGACCCTGACGATAGACAAATGCCATCCAGAAGTGCGGCTTCAGGGTTCCAAGGAAGTGCAGGTGGATCTCCAATGGGTGGCGGATTCGAAGAcatgtttttcaattcacGTTTTGGTGGTCAAAGAGCGGGACCCCCGGAAGATATATTCGACTTTTTATTCAACGCAGGCGGCAGCCCATTCGGTGCTTCACCCTTTGGGTCTTCTGCTTCcactttttcatttggaGGTCCAGGTGGTTTCAGAGTCTATACAAATAACCGGGGAGGCTCACCATTCATGCGCCAACAACCCCGGTCAAgacagcagcaacagcaagcagaagaaaatgcaGTGAACTCACAATTAAAGAATATGcttgttcttttcatcatctttattGTTCTTCCCATGATTAAAGATTATTTGTTCGGTTGA